The following coding sequences lie in one Melospiza melodia melodia isolate bMelMel2 chromosome 10, bMelMel2.pri, whole genome shotgun sequence genomic window:
- the PDZRN3 gene encoding E3 ubiquitin-protein ligase PDZRN3 isoform X2, which translates to MGCSLCTLQKPEEQYKLLYEVCQVNGKDLSKATHEQAVEAFKTAKEPIVVQVLRRAPRAKAHEPQLVDVGTQTDITFEHIMALSKMGSPSLPVPGLDPYLLPEDHPSVHEYYDPNDYMGGIHQEMDRDELELEEVDLHRVNSQDKLGLTVCYRTDDEDDMGIYVSEIDPNSIAAKDGRLREGDRIIQINGIEVQNREEAVALLSSEESKNISLLVARPEIQLDEGWMDDDRNDFLDDLHMDMLEEQHHQAMQFTASMLQQKKHEEDGGTTDTATILSNQHEKDSGVGRTDDSTRNDESSEQENNGDDHTTSSNTLGSQKKLTYSHDTLGSGDMQFSNESFISADCTDVDFLGIPVDECERFRELLELKCQVKSANPYSLYYHNSTLEMSKSDQESVDRELEMLNEELRNIELECLNIVRAHKMQQLKEQYREPWMLHNSGFRNYNTSIDVRRHELSDITELPEKSDKDSSSAYNTGESCRSTPLTLEISPDNSLRRTAEGVGCQGNEGAVAYNVSPKNLFAGSESHESSTGKCHASAKEPDPGKQLESKERKGSDGSKSPTHGQKPYVSPYHHSPYKHAHIPAHAQHYQSYMQLIQQKSAVEYAQSQMSLVSMCKDLASGQSEPRMEWKVKVRSDGTRYITKRPVRDRLLRERAIKIKEERSGMTTDDDAISEMKMGRYWSKEERKQHLVKAKEQRRRREFMMQSRLECLKEQQGAEEKKEMNIIELSHKKMMKKRNKKIFDNWMTIQELLTHGTKSPDGTRVYNSFLSVTTV; encoded by the exons ATGGGATGCAGTTTGTGCACTCTGCAGAAGCCAGAGGAGCAGTACAAGTTGCTGTATGAAGTTTGTCAG GTCAATGGGAAGGATTTATCCAAAGCCACCCACGAGCAGGCCGTGGAGGCCTTCAAGACAGCCAAGGAGCCCATCGTGGTGCAGGTGCTGAGGAGGGCCCCCCGTGCCAAGGCCCACGAGCCCCAGCTGGTGGATGTGGGCACCCAGACCGACATCACCTTCGAGCACATCATGGCCCTCAGCAAGATGGGCTCGCCCAGCCTGCCCGTCCCCGGCCTGGACCCCTACCTGCTGCCCGAAGA ccatcCATCCGTGCATGAATACTACGACCCCAATGACTACATGGGAGGAATTCATCAAGAAATGGACCGGGATGAGTTGGAATTGGAG gAAGTGGATTTACACAGAGTGAACAGCCAGGACAAGCTTGGCCTCACTGTCTGTTACAGAACGGATGATGAAGATGACATGGGTATTTATGTGAGTGAG ATTGATCCCAACAGTATTGCGGCGAAGGATGGGCGGCTGCGGGAAGGGGATCGCATCATCCAG atCAATGGCATCGAGGTGCAGAACCGAGAGGAAGCTGTGGCTCTTCTCTCCAGTGAGGAGAGCAAGAATATCTCCTTACTTGTGGCAAGACCAGAAATTCAG ctggatgaaggatggatggatgatgacaGAAACGATTTTCTGGATGACTTGCACATGGACATGTTAGAGGAACAGCACCACCAGGCAATGCAATTTACTGCCAGCATGCTTCAGCAG AAGAAGCACGAGGAGGATGGAGGCACCACAGACACAGCCACGATTTTGTCCAACCAGCACGAGAAGGACAGCGGCGTGGGGCGCACGGACGACAGCACGCGCAACGACGAGAGCTCCGAGCAGGAGAACAATGGGGACGATCACACCACCTCCTCCAACACCTTGGGGAGCCAGAAGAAGCTGACCTACAGCCACGACACGCTGGGGAGCGGGGACATGCAGTTCAGCAACGAGTCCTTCATCTCAGCTGACTGCACCGACGTCGACTTCCTCGGCATCCCCGTGGACGAGTGCGAGCGGTtccgggagctgctggagctcaaGTGCCAGGTGAAGTCTGCCAACCCCTACAGCCTGTACTACCATAACAGCACCCTGGAGATGAGCAAAAGCGACCAAGAGAGCGTGGACAGAGAGCTGGAGATGCTCAACGAGGAGCTGCGCAACATCGAGCTGGAGTGCCTGAACATCGTGCGGGCCCACAAGAtgcagcagctgaaggagcagtaCCGGGAGCCCTGGATGCTGCACAACAGCGGCTTCAGAAACTACAACACCAGCATTGACGTGCGCAGGCACGAGCTCTCGGACATCACCGAGCTGCCTGAGAAGTCTGACAAGGACAGCTCCAGTGCCTACAACACGGGCGAGAGCTGCCGCAGCACGCCGCTGACGCTGGAGATCTCCCCCGACAATTCCCTGCGCAGAACCGCCGAAGGCGTCGGCTGCCAAGGCAACGAGGGGGCAGTGGCCTATAATGTCTCCCCAAAGAATTTGTTCGCTGGCTCAGAGAGCCACGAATCCAGCACTGGTAAGTGCCACGCCTCTGCTAAAGAGCCTGACCCTGGCAAGCAGCTGGAGAGCAAGGAGAGGAAAGGCAGCGACGGCAGCAAAAGCCCCACTCACGGCCAGAAGCCCTACGTGTCCCCCTACCACCACTCTCCCTACAAACACGCTCACATCCCTGCCCACGCCCAGCACTACCAGAGCTACATGCAGCTGATCCAGCAGAAATCCGCCGTGGAGTACGCCCAGAGCCAGATGAGCCTGGTGAGTATGTGCAAGGACTTGGCCTCGGGGCAGAGCGAGCCCAGGATGGAGTGGAAGGTCAAGGTCAGGAGCGACGGCACGCGCTACATCACCAAGAGGCCGGTGAGGGACAGGCTGCTGAGGGAACGGGCCATAAAGATCAAGGAGGAGCGCAGTGGGATGACCACGGATGACGATGCCATCAGTGAGATGAAGATGGGCCGGTACTGGAGCAAGGAGGAGAGGAAGCAGCACCTGGTGAAAGCCAAGGAGCAGAGGAGGCGGCGGGAGTTCATGATGCAGAGCAGGTTAGAGTGCTTGAAGGAGCAGCAAGGtgcagaggagaagaaggagatgaACATCATTGAACTGAGCCACAAAaaaatgatgaagaagagaaataaaaaaatatttgacaattgGATGACGATCCAAGAACTGCTAACCCACGGAACAAAGTCACCGGACGGCACGCGGGTGTACAATTCCTTCCTGTCAGTGACTACTGTATAA